The Leptospira mtsangambouensis genomic sequence CTTATCCTATGATAAAGAGAAAGGATATTCTTATCTAACAGAATCCCCCCAAATTGTTTTTTTGGACAAAAAAGAATTAAAAGAACGGGGAAAGTTAACCGCTGTATTTTTGGAAAGGTTTGATGAGCGGTTTGAAACAGTGGCAAGAGGAAATGTGGAAGTAGAAACACAAACTGCCACCGCTACTGGAGAATATGCAACGTATTTTGAAAAACGAGATGAACTGGTTCTAGAAGGAAATCCGACTCTGGTAAAGGACAATACAAAGGTCTCTGCAGGAAAGATCATTCTCTTTCCTAAATCGGACAAAGCTTATCTGACAGATGGGCTGAAGGTAATACCGAATGGCGAAAAAAAGTAAAACTCAAACACAAACGCAGAAACAAGAAATTGATTCGAATGTAAAAACATTCCGGATGGAAAATCTTGTTAAAATATATAACAAACGAAAAGTAGTTGATGGCGTTAGTTTTTATATTCGAAAAGGGGAAATTGTTGGACTTCTCGGTCCCAATGGTGCCGGAAAAACTACAAGCTTCTATATGAGTGTTGGTTTTGTCACTCCTGATGAAGGCCATGTTTTTATTGATAATGAAGACCTAACAAAAGCTCCCATGCATATTCGAGCCAGAATGGGTGTTGGTTATTTGGCACAAGAAGCAAGTATTTTCCGTAAACTAACCGTTGCTGAAAACTTAGAAGCTATTTTAGAAACGATGAATCTTCCTGGGGATGAAATCATTCGTCGCCGGGATGAACTCCTAATGGAGTTACAAATCATGCGAGTTGCCAACCAAAAAGGTTACACTTTGTCCGGTGGTGAAAGAAGACGTTGTGAAATTGCACGTGCACTTGTAACAAATCCCGATTTCATTCTTTTGGATGAACCTTTTGCTGGTGTGGATCCGATTGCGGTGAAAGATATCCAAAATGTCATCCAATCATTAAAGGACCGTGGTCTTGGAATTTTAATCACTGACCATAACGTAAGAGAAACATTAAAAATTACGGACAGAGCCTATATCATGTACAGTGGTCGAATTCTCATTTCCGGAACAGCAGATGACTTAATTAGTGATCCAGAAACCAGACGAATTTATTTGGGTGAGGATTTTAAACTATAAATGAAACTCGGGGCTTCACTTTCACAACGCCAAACGCAGAAATTGGTGATGACCCAGGACTTACGTCAGTCCATTGAACTGTTATCTTTATCCACGTTAGAACTTTCTGATAAAATCCAAAACGAACTTTTGGAAAATCCATTGTTGGATGAGGTCGGTGTAGATGAAAAAACTAAAATGCCGGAACTCTTTTCAATCGATGAAGTAAAACGATTAGAAAAATTAAATCATGAAAAAAGTACCGATGTCAATTGGCAAGATTCTTATTCTTTAGAAGGCCCACGGACGTATGATACAGAAGCAAGTGATAGAAATCAAAAATACATCGAATCCTCCACTCGTGGAGAAACATTAGAAGAACATTTATTAAATCAATTAAGGCTTATCAAACTTACCAAATTAGAATTTGAGATTGGCGAAGTCCTTATTAGTATGATTGACGATAAGGGTTTTATTACCGATGACTTGGCTATTGTTTCAAAAGAAATGGGATACCCTGAAACAAAAGTTCGGCGGGTATTACAAGTTATCAATGAACTGGATCCCATCGGGATTGGCGCGAAGGATATGCAAGAGACCCTCCTCATCCAGGGGAAAATTCTTTTTCCAGATAATATTCTTTTGCACCAATTGATTGGAGAGTTTTTATCAGATCTAGAAAAAGTTGATTATAAAAAAATTGCAAAAAACCTTAAAATTACGGAAGAAGAGATCCTCATTTTAGCAAGGTTAATCAAAAAATTAGAACCATACCCTGCCACAACATACCAGGGAAGAAAAATAGATTATGTTGTTGCTGATGTAGTTGTCAAAGCAGTTGGAAATGAGTTTAATATATTCATTAACGATGAGTGGTTACCAAAACTTTCGATTCAAGAAGAATACAAAGAACTTTTAAATCAAAAACTGCCTCCTAAAGAAAAGGAATATTTTCAAACAAAATATAGCTCAGCTCAGTGGCTAATACGATCCATCCAACAAAGAAGACAGACTTTGCAACGTGTGGTGAGTTGTATCATCGATTTTCAGGTGGATTTTTTTCGAGGTGGGATCGGGTTTATCAAACCACTTACCTTAAAGGAAGTAGCAGAAAAACTCAATTTACACGAATCTACAATTTCTCGCATAACAACAAATAAATACATTCAAACCACTTGGGGGATTTTTGAACTCAAATGGTTTTTCTCCTCTGGGGTGAAGTCTGCAGAAGGAGGAAAGGAAAGTTCCAAAAAAATTCATGAAATCATTCGTAATTTGGTAAAAGATGAGGATGAAAACAATCCTTTGTCGGACCAAGATATCGTTGAGCTCATGGAGAAAAAAGGAATTGAAATTGCTCGTCGAACAGTTGCAAAGTATAGAAAGGTCCTCAGAATCCTTCCTTCCAACGAAAGAAAAAGGATCAGTTCTTTAAAGGGGTAATCCAATGCCAGTTCCAGGGATCACGGTTGATACAATTCTTAGAGATCATGAAGACCTTCAATTGGTTTTAGTGACTGGTGAAGCTGGACTTTCCAATCGGATCAATAATGCTGAAATCAATCGACCAGGACTTTCTCTTACTGGATTTTTTGACTTTTTTGCCAATGATCGTATCCAGATTTTGGGGAAAGGAGAATGGGCCTATCTCAATTCTCTCGCAGAAGATAAACTCCACGAAATTACAGAGAAGTTTTTTGAATTTCATTTGAATTGTATCATTTATACACATGGTAATGAACCACAAGTTCCGTTTGTAGAAAGAGCAAAGGCCAAAGGGATTCCTCTTTTTAAAACAGAAATTGCCACTCATAGATTCATCACACTGATATCTCAAATTTTAGATCGTGCTCTTGCACCCCGTACGATGCGTCATGGTGTTCTCATTGAAGTATTTGGAATTGGGACTTTGCTTACAGGTCGCTCTGGTGTAGGAAAAAGTGAAACTGCTTTGGAGTTGATTGAAAGAGGTCACAGACTTGTTGCGGACGATATGGTGGAGATTCGTCGCCTAAGTGAAAGTTATTTGATAGGATCTTGTTCTGATTTACTGCGTCACCATATGGAAATTCGAGGTTTGGGAATTCTGAACATCAAAGATCTATTTGGTGTCGGATCTGTCAGAGACCACAAATTAATTGAACTCATTATCAATTTAAAAGAATGGGAAGAACAAACTTCCGGTGAATACGAAAGGACCGGAATCGAACAAAGTATGGAAGAGATCCTTGGTGTTTCTGTTCCATACATTGAAATTCCAGTGAAACCAGGCCGTAATATCCCTATCATTGTTGAAACAGCAGCGATGAACCAACGTTTGCGTAAAATGGGGAAAAATAGTGCTAAAGAATTTTCTAATAAACTAAATACATATATCCAACAGAGTTCCATTGAAACAAATCCAATTAAAGATTAGAGAAGATAGTTCCGGGCTTCATGCAAGGCCAGCCTCTTTGTTTGTAAAGATGGCTGCAAGTTTCCCTTGTGAGATTTTTGTCATAAAAGATGACATTGAAGTCAATGGGAAATCCATTATGGGTCTTATGATGTTAGCTCTTGGACCCGGTTCTATTTTTTTTGTCAAAGCAGATGGAAAAGGAGAAGAGGAGGCACTTCTTGCTTTAGAAACTTTGGTTGGTCGAAATTTTGAAGCCAATGCCACTTAGATTTTTTAAAATACTTCCAAGATTATCTGATGAAAATCGTTATTATCTTCGCGATATATTTATCTTTTTTTTGACGATAGTTGTATCTGTTGTTTTTTCTGAGTTTGTTTTTTTTCGCCAAGAAGAAGACATTTCTTTTTTTTCAAAGTTGGATACTTATGTATTCATCCTAATTCCATTTTTTGTACTTTCACTAATACTTAGTTATGTTTATCGCAATCGCCGTAACCGAGAGACTGGAAAAATTAGAAGTTCCATTCGTTACCGGCTAACGCTTGCTTTTCTGTTTGTTGCCCTGATTCCATCATTGCCAATTTTTATTCTTTCTTCCAATTTAACTGGTAGGTTGATTGAAGGGTTTTATCGTGTTGATATTTCCAATGCCCTTCGTTCTGCCAATTTGATCATACAAAATGAAGAAAAAGAAATTGAGGCAGAATTTATAAGCAAAGTTGGTATTTTACGTTCTAGGCTGAAAGGGATAAAGCCAGACGGATACTCTGTCTTCCAAAAAAGTGTGCAAAACGGATTGTTTGAGAAAAATGAGTATTATTTGGGTTTTGTTGAATCTGGGAAACTTAGTTTTGAATCTAGAAGTTTGTTTCGTAATTTCAAAGGATTGGAATTTGTAGAATCAAAACAAAACGGAATCTTTGTGAGTCGGTTGTATTTAAGCGATCGTTCTTATATCCTTTGTAAATTTTTTCTGGGGCAAGGGATGGATGTTTACGTTGGACAAAGAATCCACAAGGGTTTGGAATCAGATGTTCAGAATATTGTCAATGCAACTTCTACCTATGAAAAAGTAAGTTTATGGAAAGAAAAAATTCCTTTTAGTGTTCGGATCACCATTGCTTCCTTTTCTTTTGCGATGTTTCTCATTGCTATATTGTTTTCTTTTTTGTATGCAAGACGTATCTCTAGGCCCATCATTAATTTGGCAAACGCAACAAAAAAAGTTTCGTTAGGTGAATCTGATATTCGTTTAGAAAAAACGGAAGAAGGGGAGATGGGAATTTTGATTGATAGTTTCAATCAAATGGTCAGTGACTTAAATGCTAAGTCAGAAGAACTCATGCACACCCAAAGGATTGCCGCGTGGAAAGAAGTTGCACAGAGAATGGCCCATGAAATCAAAAATCCTCTCACTCCTATTCAACTTTCTGCACAAAGAATACAAAGAAAATTTCAAAATCCGAAATCTGAAAATTTAGAATCAGTTATATTTGATGCGACAGATACAATCATTGGTCAAGTGCGTGTTCTCGAACATCTTGTCAAAGAATTTAGCGAATTTGCAAGAATGCCGGTTCCTGTACTCATTAATCAAAAACTAAATCCCATTTTGGAAGAGGCAGTTGCCCTTTTTAAAGACACTACCGATATTGAGTTTGAATTAAAATTTGCTGAAAATCTGCCTGAGGTATTTCTCGACAAACGATTGTTTCTTGGTGTTATCAATAACTTAATTAAAAATGCTGTTGAGGCTATTCAATCAGCAGAAAACCCCAAAGAGGAAATGGATATTTTAAGCCTGAAACGGAAAAAAATTCGAATCATGTCAAAATTACAAAAGAAAGCACTTCGCAAATCCATTGTAATTGAAATTGATGATTCGGGACCTGGTTTAAAACAAGAATGGAAAGAAAAAGTATTTGAACCTTATTTTTCTACAAAAGAAAATCATGGATCAGGGATTGGTCTTGCCATAGTTCAAAAAACTATTATTGATCACCACGGACACATTGTTGTCGAAGATTCTAAGTTAGGTGGTTGTAAATTTAGAATCGAACTTCCTTTGGATAGTCACTGATGCAAAAATTGATATATATACTTGATGATGAAAAAGAAATCAGAAAATCCCTCCGGGTGATTTTAGAAGACGAAGATTATTCAGTGGAAGATTTTGCTAATGGAAAATCTCTGCTCAAAGCTTTATCTAAAGAAAGGCCATCGCTCGTTCTGCTAGATGTTTGGGTTGGAAAAGAAGATGGACTTTCTATATTAGATGAATGCAAAAAATTATATTCCAGTTTGCCGATTGTGATGATTTCGGGACACGGGACCATTGAACTTGCAGTGAATGCTACTAAAAAAGGAGCAGTTGATTTTTTAGAAAAACCTCTCTCCATCGAAAAGGTCATTCAGACCATTGAGTCTGCTTTAGAAAAAACCAAAGACCATGAGATTCCCGAATTCCAACTCGAGGTAGACGAAATTTTAGGAGAATCTGCTCCCATCAAACGTGTGAAGTTTGCTATCTTTCAGGCTGCGCAAACCAATGCTCGTGTTTTTATTTCTGGCGAAAACGGAACAGGAAAAGAACTGACAGCAAGGGCCATCCACCAAAATTCCAAAAGAAAAAACGAACCATATATTGAATTCAATTGTGCCTCCGTTCCCGAAGAAACCTTAGAACAAGAGTTATTTGGTTCCGAAATACATGGTAACCAAACAGGTCCAGAAATCAAAATGGGAAAATGGGAAGCTGCTGGGAATGGCACTTTGTTTTTAGATGAAGTTTGTGATTTACCTCTTTCCATCCAATCGAAAGTTTTAAAGGTAATCCTTGAACAAAAACTAGAACGTATGGGTGGAAAAGAATTTGTTCCCGTCGATGTTCGAATCATTGCTGCTACCAACTCCAATGTGGAAGAGGCCATCAGGGAGGGACGATTTCGAGAAGATTTATACTATGCATTGAGTGTCATTCCATTGGAATTACCTCCGTTACGAGAAAGAAATTTGGACATCCCTTTACTTGCAGAATTTTATCTGAATAAATCCATTTCTGAAAATAAACTTTCTCCAAAAACCATTGACAGAGAGGGTCTTGATGCACTCACCACTCATTTTTGGCCAGGGAATGTAAGAGAACTTGGAAATATTTTGGAACGTTTGAGTATTCTGGTTCCAGGGGATACCATCCGAGCCAAAGATGTAAAGGAAGCCCTTCACGGATTTAAAAAAGCAAATGAAATGGTCGCTCGTGGGGATTTGAAACATGCCAAAGAAGAGTTCGAAAGGCAATACATCATCAAAACCCTACAAATTTGTGAAGGGAACGTGACAAGAACTTCAAAGGCTTTAGGAATTGAAAGAACACATTTGTATCGAAAATTACGTTCCTTAAATATTTCTGTTGAACAGTTGAACGAAGGTTAGTATGGATCAAAAATCAATTTTAGAACGTTTTACTGACATTCTTAAAGAAACTAAATTTTTAATCCAAAACAAATCGGTTTCTGTTTATCAGTTCCAAGAGGAAAAAGATCCTAATGATTTTGTTTTCCCTTGGAAATCTAAAGTTCCAGAATCCATTGAAATCCAGAAAAAACAACAGAAAGAGAACCAAAGAAAAAATAAGGATCTAGTTAATTTTTCTTGTACACTTTGCCAAGGAAAACTCAGCGGAGTTCGGCAGTTTCTACATAAAGGAAGAAAACCTGTTTTGGTGCTTCATTATTCCGGGGCCACAAGTCCGAAAGAAAAACCATTCACAAAAACGAAACCAAACCAAATATTTAAAGACAAACTAACGGAAAGTAGCTGGGGAGAACTCATTCAAAAAGTATTTGGATTTTCTTTCGAAGAGTTTTATTACCAAGAATATCCGGCATGTAATTTTTCGAATACAGATTCAAAAGAAAACGATTGGCAAACCAGAGTGGAAAATTGCAAATTTCATGTAAAAGATACAGTAGAAGAATTTGGAATTAAATCCATTGTGATTTTAGGTTCATCCGCTAAATTATTGTTTGGTGCCGAGAAAGCAAAAGAATTTCTTGGTAAAGAAATAAAATGGGATTTGTCTGGTCTTTCCATTCCAATTGTCACCACAAGATCCCCAGAAGCCCTTGTTTTCCTTGGTGAAAAGGCAAAAAAGACAGATTCGGAAAGTAACCTTTTCCAATACGGAAAAGAAAAACAAGAATTGGAAGATAGTTTTATTTCTCATTTATCTCTTTTAAAACCTTATCTCTAGTATGATCCAATTTGCGGAAGTTGCTCTCAATCTATCTTGGGAAAGTAGAACCTTAACCTATGAAATTCCCGAGGACATTCCAAACTTGGTAAGAGGAGTTCGAGTTCTTGTTCCTCTGAATGGAAAGGAATGGGAAGGGGTTGTGATCGAGATCCACTCGAATGAGCCGAATTATGAAACTCTTTCCATTCTAAAGAGTATGGATAAGGAACCAGTCCTAACGGAAGACCAATTGGATCTTGCGGAGTGGATGGCAGAAAATTATCTTTCTTCTCTTGGCGAAGCCTTGTTTTTAATGGTCCCGAAAGGAAAAAAAAGAAAACAGGAAAAACAATCTCCCGTCCAAATTCAGTTTGATCGATTATATCCTTTAACTTCTGCTCAAAAAATAGCATTCGATGAAATCACCAAAAATCAAAAAGCCAACACACATTTGTTATATGGGATTACGGGAAGTGGAAAAACAGAAGTTTATCTCCACCTTATGGCGGAGGTTCTTTCCCAACCCAAAGGATCAGTGATTTTTCTTGTTCCTGAAATTTCACTCACTTATCCAACCATTACAAGGATTGAACGGATCTTTCCTGGACAAGTGGCGGTTTTACATTCACATCTCAGAACTTCAGAAAAATTCCAAAACTATCTGGATTTAAAGGAAGGAAAAAAACGGATTTGTATCGGAACACGTTCCGCTGTTTTTGCTCCTTTGTCTGACATTGCCCTCATTATTTTGGATGAAGAACATGATGGTTCTTACAAAGAACACGGCTCTCCTCGTTACCATGCGCGCCAAGTGGCTTTACAAAGAATTTTAAAAACAAACGGTAAATTGTTGTTAGGTTCTGCCACTCCGAGTTTAGAAATTTTTTACTTAGCAAAAGCAGGTCAAATTGGATATTCGGCATTAAAGGAAAGGGCAAATCCGGAGGCATCACTTCCCACAGTAGAAATTACGGAAAAAAAAGAAGATAGTGAACTCCTTTCGGGCGATTTGCAATTTAAAATTGCAGACCGATTGAAAAAGGAAGAACAAACCATCATCCTTCTGAATCGCAGAGGTTATAATCCCTTTATTTATTCCACCGCTACAAAAGAATTCATCCATTGTCCGAAATGTACGGCAACACTTTGTTATCATTCTGATAAAACGGTAAGGTGTCATCTTTGTGGATACAAATCAACCTTACAGAATTTAAAACAGATTCACGGCGAGGAGCTGGATTTATTTGGAGCAGGAACACAAAAGTTGGAAGAGTATTTACTTTCTCATTTTCCCAAAGCTCGGATTGAAAGATTGGACCAAGACAGTTCCAAAAATAAAGAAGTCACCCGTGATGTTCTCGAAAAGTTAGGCGAAGGAAATTTAGACATCCTTACCGGAACCCAAATGATTGCAAAAGGACTTGATTATGCAAACGTCAGTCTTGTGGGAATTTTAAACGCCAATCATGGGTTGGGAGTTCCTGACTTTCGCAGTAGCGAAAGAACCTATTCTCTAATTTCACAGGTGGCAGGTAGGGCCGGTCGGGGTGAAAAAAAAGGGGAAGTCCTCATCCAATCGAATGATCCCGAACATCCAGTCATTAAGATGGCAATGGAACAAAACTACCCTGCTTTTTTTGAGTGGGAATTGACTTTTAGAAGGGATTTGTTCTATCCACCTTTTTCTCGTTTGGCGAGGCTAGTTTTCAGATCAAAATATGAGGAAATTGCAAATAAACAATCTGTTGTTTATTCTGAACTTTTAAAAGAGAATATGGATGCCTCCATCACTCTTCTTGGGCCAAGCCAATGTCCATTTTATAAAATTGATAATAACTTTAGGTATCATATTTTGTTAAAATCCAAATCCATCACTACCTTACGAAATCTTTTGCGCGAAACAAAATCAAAGTTTAAAGTTGATTCCAAATGTTATATTGAATATGATTTGGATCCTTTAGAACTTGTTTAATAGGATAAATTATGAAACTTTCAATTGGCTACTTCGGATCCCCTGAACACTCCAAAGAATTACTTTCTATGTTACTGGAAGCAGGAATCACCATCGACTTTGTTGTGACCAATATTGACAAACCAGTGGGAAGAAAACAAACCATCACTCCCACACCTGTGAAAGAATTGGCAGTTTCTAAAGGAATCCCTGTCATCCAATCTCCGAAACTAAGAACCGATGAAGAAGCGCAAAAACAAATCTTATCTTACGGTTCTCCTGTTCATATCGTTTATGCTTATGGATCGATCGTTCCCGATAATGTGTTTTTAGATCCCAAATTCGGTAGCATCAACCTACATGGAAGTTTACTCCCCAAATACCGCGGTGCCTCTCCCGTCCAAAGTTTCCTCCTCAGTGGAGAAGAGAACTCTGGGTTTACCATTCAGTTTTTAGCCAAGGAAGTGGATTCGGGAGATATCATTTCCCAGAAATCTTGGAAGGTGGAAACCACAGAAACCACAGCCTCTCTTTTGCAAACCATCACCAAAGAAGGCGGAAAAGAACTCATCCGTCTCCTTAAGGAATTAGAATCTACGGAAACCGCTTGGACCTCGAAACCGCAAAATGCTAACGAGGCAACCCATTGTAAAAAAATAACAGCCAGTGATCGTCCCATCCATTGGTCTGAGCCTGCCCAAAACATCCACAACAGGATCCGTGCCTTGTATCCTGATCCATTGGCAGTGACCGAATTTCGGGACAAAAAACTCATCCTGATCTCCTCCTTTCTACCCAATACCGGAGAGGAACCGGTTCCTATACCGGAAGGCCTCAGCCCTGGTTCCTTTTTCCTATACCAGAAAAAAAGGCTTTTCTGCCTCTGTGGAGACGGAAACCTGCTTGGTATAGACACCTTACAACCCGAAGGGAAAAAACCCATGAAAGGATTTGAGTTTTTCAATGGGGCACGGGTTTTAGCCGGAGAATCATTTACGTGAAAGAAAAGTTTCTAAAAATCCTACCTTACAGTGGTTATGTTCTATTTGTTGGTTTAGGGCTCCTTGTTTTTTTTGTAGCTGCCTTCCTTGTGGTCGTGGTTCGAACCAAAGAAGAACAAAAGGTAATGATGCCTTATGTGATTGGTAAAAACTACATTGAGGTTCATAACGAACTCCAAAGACTCCAACTCAAAGTCCGTTTAGAAACCCAAAGGATACCTGAAAAAACAGATGGGATCATTCTCGCCCAGTCCATTGATCCAGGTAAGGAAGTAGAAGCTGGATCTAAACTTTATCTTACTGTTAACATTGGATTTGATCGGGTCACCATTCCCGATGTCAAAGGCCAGGATCTAAAACGTGCCAAAGCCATTTTAGAAAAGGTACTTTCTGGGGAAGTATATGTTCCTTTACAAATTGGTGGGATCACTTATGTGCCTGCTGTGGGCGATGAACCTGCTGACACCATCATTGACCAAATTCCTGGGCCTGGAAAAGAAACTCATTCAGGTGAAAAAATCTATTTACTCGTAACAGAACCCAATACAGAAAAAAAATCCAACCAATCAGCAAATGAACCTTTGGATTCCACAAAATTTGTAGGAACTCCTGTTCCATTTGTTGTCGATTTTTTACAAAGAAAAAAAATTCCTTATCGTTTAAAAGAAGCCACCAAACCAGAGTTTCGTGATTCACATGGACTCACATCTTCGTTTGAATTAAAACCTGCTGGTGCGGAATTGGGAGCTTACTATTTAAAACCTTCAGAATCACTTGTCCAGGATTATGAATTTTTGGAATATGAAGTAGATGATGATGATCTTTATTCTGCCAAACTCAAGTATACAAAACCTGGGGAAGATACAGAAATCGAAAAAGAAATCTTAACCAATCAAAAACTAAAAGAAGATGAACCTGTGCGTTTTCTCATCCATCGTTCGGGAAATGTAAAACTTACACTCGTTGGCAAAGAAACCGGAGTGGCTAAGGTTTGGAAACTCAAAGGAACTTATTAATATGAAAATTTCTGCTTCGATCCTTGCCGCAAAACTTACGGGACTTTCCACGGAGCTTCCCACTTACAAACAGGAAAATATCGACCTCATTCACATCGATGTGATGGATGGAAACTTTGTCCCTCAAATTTCCTTTGGGGAAGCATTCACCAAAGAAGTGAAGTCCCATACCCAAATCCCACTCGATGTACATTTGATGGTGAGTAATCCCGAACTCCATGTGCCTAAATACTTTGACCTCAATCCTTATTGTATCACCTTCCATATTGAAACGACAAACTTCTCTGTAAGACTGGCAGAAGAGATCCGAAAAGCGGGAATCAAAGTGGGGGTCTCTCTGAATCCCCAAACACCTCCAGAATCCATCTCTCAAATCCTTCCGTATTTGGATCTTGTCTTACTCATGACAGTCGATCCTGGATTTTACGGACAGTCCTTTGTGAAATCCGGTTTTGAGAAGATCGCGGCAATTCGTAAACTCACGAAACCCTACAATATTGAATTGGAAGTGGATGGGGGTGTGAACGAATCCAATATGGAAGAGCTTGCAAAACTCGGAGTGGACATCACCGTTGTGGGATCTGGTCTCTATAAAACAGGAGATCCGAACGCACAGGGCAAAAAATTAAAGGAACTCGCTGCAAGTGCTAGAACTCGCTCTTGACAGATCGTCCTTATTTAAAAAACTCGCTATAAAAGGGGTATTTTTCCTTGGTTAAATTAAGATTACAAAGAACGGGAACAAAAGCAGACCCGCACTATCGCATTGTCGCAGCAGACATCCGTGCTCCACGTGACGGAAAGTTCATTGAAGCGATTGGACATTTTCATCCATCTACTTCCTCTGTGAAAAAAGCAACTTTCAACGAAGAAAAAACTCTTTCTTGGTTAAAAAAAGGCGCTCAACCTACTGATACAGTTCTTGCTCTTTTGAAAAAAGACGACGTTTGGTCAAAATTCAAAGGTTAATTGATACATGGAATCCTTAGTTCGTTATATCGTTACATCTCTCGTTGACCAACCAGAACAAGTGGCTGTCAACCAAGTCCCCGGAGAGGAAGAAACAGTGATCGAACTTCGGGTAGCAGCAAAAGACCTAGGGAAGGTGATCGGAAAAAACGGAAGGATTGCAAAATCTTTGCGTACTGTTTTA encodes the following:
- the fmt gene encoding methionyl-tRNA formyltransferase, which translates into the protein MKLSIGYFGSPEHSKELLSMLLEAGITIDFVVTNIDKPVGRKQTITPTPVKELAVSKGIPVIQSPKLRTDEEAQKQILSYGSPVHIVYAYGSIVPDNVFLDPKFGSINLHGSLLPKYRGASPVQSFLLSGEENSGFTIQFLAKEVDSGDIISQKSWKVETTETTASLLQTITKEGGKELIRLLKELESTETAWTSKPQNANEATHCKKITASDRPIHWSEPAQNIHNRIRALYPDPLAVTEFRDKKLILISSFLPNTGEEPVPIPEGLSPGSFFLYQKKRLFCLCGDGNLLGIDTLQPEGKKPMKGFEFFNGARVLAGESFT
- the priA gene encoding replication restart helicase PriA codes for the protein MIQFAEVALNLSWESRTLTYEIPEDIPNLVRGVRVLVPLNGKEWEGVVIEIHSNEPNYETLSILKSMDKEPVLTEDQLDLAEWMAENYLSSLGEALFLMVPKGKKRKQEKQSPVQIQFDRLYPLTSAQKIAFDEITKNQKANTHLLYGITGSGKTEVYLHLMAEVLSQPKGSVIFLVPEISLTYPTITRIERIFPGQVAVLHSHLRTSEKFQNYLDLKEGKKRICIGTRSAVFAPLSDIALIILDEEHDGSYKEHGSPRYHARQVALQRILKTNGKLLLGSATPSLEIFYLAKAGQIGYSALKERANPEASLPTVEITEKKEDSELLSGDLQFKIADRLKKEEQTIILLNRRGYNPFIYSTATKEFIHCPKCTATLCYHSDKTVRCHLCGYKSTLQNLKQIHGEELDLFGAGTQKLEEYLLSHFPKARIERLDQDSSKNKEVTRDVLEKLGEGNLDILTGTQMIAKGLDYANVSLVGILNANHGLGVPDFRSSERTYSLISQVAGRAGRGEKKGEVLIQSNDPEHPVIKMAMEQNYPAFFEWELTFRRDLFYPPFSRLARLVFRSKYEEIANKQSVVYSELLKENMDASITLLGPSQCPFYKIDNNFRYHILLKSKSITTLRNLLRETKSKFKVDSKCYIEYDLDPLELV
- the rpe gene encoding ribulose-phosphate 3-epimerase, with amino-acid sequence MKISASILAAKLTGLSTELPTYKQENIDLIHIDVMDGNFVPQISFGEAFTKEVKSHTQIPLDVHLMVSNPELHVPKYFDLNPYCITFHIETTNFSVRLAEEIRKAGIKVGVSLNPQTPPESISQILPYLDLVLLMTVDPGFYGQSFVKSGFEKIAAIRKLTKPYNIELEVDGGVNESNMEELAKLGVDITVVGSGLYKTGDPNAQGKKLKELAASARTRS
- a CDS encoding KH domain-containing protein — encoded protein: MESLVRYIVTSLVDQPEQVAVNQVPGEEETVIELRVAAKDLGKVIGKNGRIAKSLRTVLQAAGTKQGKNYTLEIVD
- a CDS encoding PASTA domain-containing protein, which codes for MKEKFLKILPYSGYVLFVGLGLLVFFVAAFLVVVVRTKEEQKVMMPYVIGKNYIEVHNELQRLQLKVRLETQRIPEKTDGIILAQSIDPGKEVEAGSKLYLTVNIGFDRVTIPDVKGQDLKRAKAILEKVLSGEVYVPLQIGGITYVPAVGDEPADTIIDQIPGPGKETHSGEKIYLLVTEPNTEKKSNQSANEPLDSTKFVGTPVPFVVDFLQRKKIPYRLKEATKPEFRDSHGLTSSFELKPAGAELGAYYLKPSESLVQDYEFLEYEVDDDDLYSAKLKYTKPGEDTEIEKEILTNQKLKEDEPVRFLIHRSGNVKLTLVGKETGVAKVWKLKGTY
- the rpsP gene encoding 30S ribosomal protein S16, producing the protein MVKLRLQRTGTKADPHYRIVAADIRAPRDGKFIEAIGHFHPSTSSVKKATFNEEKTLSWLKKGAQPTDTVLALLKKDDVWSKFKG